The genomic region CCGGTGCTGGTGGCGCTGGTGGCCGTGCGCACCCCCGCAAGCGATTTCCTGGCGTGCATCGTGTTCAGCGCCGCCGCCATCACCGACTATTTCGATGGCAAGCTGGCCCGCGAGCGCCGGCAGCTCTCCGATATCGGCCGCATGCTGGACCCGATCGCCGACAAGCTGCTGGTCGGCGCGGCGCTGATGATGCTGGCCGGCATGAACCGGCTGAGCTTCTGGGGACTCTACCCCGCGATCGTCATCATGCTGCGCGAGATCCTGGTCAGCGGCCTGCGCGAATACCTCGCCGGCATCAGCATCGGCCTGCCGGTCACGCGGCTGGCGAAATGGAAGACCGGCTTCCAGATGGGCGCGCTCGGG from Rhodovastum atsumiense harbors:
- the pgsA gene encoding CDP-diacylglycerol--glycerol-3-phosphate 3-phosphatidyltransferase — protein: MLTDLPNLLTLSRIAAIPVLVALVAVRTPASDFLACIVFSAAAITDYFDGKLARERRQLSDIGRMLDPIADKLLVGAALMMLAGMNRLSFWGLYPAIVIMLREILVSGLREYLAGISIGLPVTRLAKWKTGFQMGALGTLLAGDTSAAWLHLSWLPVSGIGEAMLWVAAILTLVTGWDYLTAGVRHATTPRGAVSK